Proteins from a genomic interval of Medicago truncatula cultivar Jemalong A17 chromosome 3, MtrunA17r5.0-ANR, whole genome shotgun sequence:
- the LOC120579344 gene encoding sulfate transporter 3.1-like, producing MVVCIRKLFVLPLLNLIYEFMKLMCFLMHIKVVIFVLQMLLFVATPITFILGRETFQTMSYTDTLSIIRLKNRVLSILILKMDAPIYFATVRYLRERISWWIDEKGNKFEVCYNESEWYA from the exons ATGGTTGTATGTATCCGTAAGCTCTTTGTTCTCCCACTTTTGAATCTGATATACGAATTTATGAAATTAATGTGTTTTCTTATGCATATTAAGGTTGTGATATTTGTACTTCAGATGCTTTTGTTTGTTGCAACGCCAATTACATTTATTTTGGGAAGGGAAACATTCCAAACTATGTCATATACAGATACATTGAGCATTATCCGACTCAAAAATCGTGTTTTGAGTATCCTAATTTTGAAGATGGATGCACCAATTTACTTTGCCACTGTAAGATATTTAAGGGAAAG GATCTCATGGTGGATTGATGAAAAGGGAAACAAGTTTGAAGTATGTTATAATGAATCTGAATG GTATGCATAA